The following is a genomic window from Ethanoligenens harbinense YUAN-3.
GTGGGCGCGCGCCCGCAGTTCATCAAGGCGGCGGCGGTGTCCCGCGTGCTGCGCAGAACGCATCAGGAGATCCTGGTGCACACCGGCCAGCATTACGACGCCAATATGTCGGATGTGTTTTTCGAGGAGCTGCACATCCCGCGCCCGGATTACGCGCTGGGGGTCGGTTCGGGCACGCACGGCAGGCAGACCGGTGAGATGCTGGCCAAGGTGGAGGAGGTGCTCCTCACTGAAAAGCCGGACACCGTGCTGGTCTACGGCGACACCAACTCCACGCTGGCGGGCGCGCTGGCGGCCTCCAAGCTTTGCATCCCGGTCGCGCATGTGGAGGCCGGGCTGCGCTCATTCAACCGCGCCATGCCCGAGGAGCAGAACCGCGTGCTCACCGACCATATCTCCACGCTGCTGTTCGCGCCCACCGAAACGGCTGTTACGCACCTGCGGGCCGAGGGCGTCACCGACGGCGTGCGGCTGGTTGGCGATGTGATGTGTGACGCGCTTTTCTATTACCGCGACTTGGCCGAGCGGTCCGGGAATGCGCTGGATATGCTGGCGGATATTCTGCCCCATGCGCCGGAAATCGACGAAAAGTGGATACTGGCGACCATACACCGTGCGGAAAATACAGACGGTATACAACATTTATCGCAGATTCTCGCGGCGTTTGAGCAAATGCCCGTGCCGGTGATCTTTCCGGTGCATCCGCGCACCGTCGGGCTGGTGCGTACCCTCTGGCGGCGGGAGGATTACCGCAACATCCGTTTTGTGGAGCCGGTGGGGTATCTGCACATGCTCTGGCTGGCTGGGCACGCGCGCCGGATCGTTACCGATTCGGGCGGGTTGCAAAAGGAAGCCTATCTGCTCGGTGTGCCGTGTGTGACGGTGCGGGAGCAGACCGAGTGGGTGGAAACGGTGGAGAGCGGCTGGAACACGCTGGCCCATGCGGACACGGCCGATATCCTTGTCAAGGCGAGCGCCTGCACACCCACCGCGCCGCGCCCGCCGTTTTACGGCGACGGCCACGCGGCGGAAAACATTACGCAAAGCCTGGCCGAATTGATTCGATAAGATCGTCATCCGGGAAGGGGCGCGGCATGAGCCGGGAACTGGTCACCATCATCGAGGAACAGACGCGCATCCTGTTGCACAATGTGGACATCCTGCTGCAAACCTGCGAGCCGGACGCCGTGCTGTGCGATATGCCGGTCTGGAAACACGCATACCACATGCTGCATTCCCTAGACCGGTGGTTCGTCAACCCGGAGCGGTATGAGGAGCCGGCTTTCCATGCGCCGGGCTTGAACTCGCTCGACATCGCCAGTGAAAATGCGCTGACAAGAGAGCAACTGCGCGCCTGTTTTTTCGCTATCCGCCAAAAGGTGACGGCCTATCTGGCTACGCTGACCGACGGACAGCTGTCCACAAAACCGGAGGGCTGCCCGCACACGCGTCTGGCGCTGATTCTGGGGCAGTACCGGCACCTGAACGCGCATCTGGGAAATATCAACGCCGTGACCATGATGCGTACCGGCCGCTGGCCGCGCGTGGTGGGACTGGACGGCGGCCTTGATCAGGGACTGTATGAATAGCCGGAGATTCGACGGGAAGCGCATCTTAGAAGATGTTAACATTGTAATATAGATTAAAATACAACCTTTTGTAGATTTTTGGAATCTGTTGGATAAAGGGGAACCGCTATGCTCACCTATGCGCTGATCGGCTGTGGCCGTATTTCGCCCAATCATATTGCCGCCGTGCAAAACAATGCGGAAAAGCTGCGTTTGGCAGCTGTTTGCGATGCGGAGGAAACGACGGCCCACGTCCTGCTGGAACGTTTCGGGGTGCAAGGCGCGCACCTTTACACCGATCACCGCACGATGCTGGAGCATGAGCACCCCGATCTGGTTGCCGTGGCCACGCCGAGCGGTACTCACGCGGCCATCGCGCTAGACTGCATCCGCGCGGGCAGCCATGTCATCGTGGAAAAACCACTGGCTCTTTCGCTGGATGAAGCCGACGCGCTCATCGCCGCTGCCGCGGAGGCGGACGTGCGCCTGTGCGCCTGCCATCAAAACCGGTTCAACAAATCCATCCGGCGCATCCGGCAGGCGCTGGAGGACGGACGGTTCGGGCGGCTGTTCCACGGCGCGGCGCACATCCGCTGGAACCGCGGCGAATCGTATTACCGGCAGGCGCCGTGGCGCGGCACCTGGGAGCAGGACGGCGGTGCGCTGATGAACCAGTGCATCCATAACATCGACCTGCTGCGCTGGATGCTGGGCGACGATGCGACCGAGGTGTTCGCCTATACCGACCGCCTGGCGCATCCGTACATCCAGGCGGAGGATCTCGGGCTGGCGCTCATCCGGTTTGCGGGCGGGGCCTACGGTCTGCTGGAGGGCACCACCAACGTTTACCCCAAAAATCTCGAGGAAACGCTCTATCTGTTCGGCGAGCACGGCACGGTCAAGGCGGGGGGCAAGTCGGTCAACCGCATTGAGGAATGGCGGTTTGCCGACGGGCAGGACGACCCTGAAGCCGTCAAATCCTGTTTTGCGGAAGATCCGCCCAATGTGTACGGCTTTGGGCACACGCCGCTCTACGCAGATGTGATCGACGCCATCGAACAGCATCGCGCGCCGCTGGTGGACGGCGCGGCGGGCCGCCGGGCATTGGAACTGGTGCTGGCTGTCTATCAGTCCGCGGCGACCGGTATACCGGTGCGCCTGCCGCTGCACGGCCTGTCCACGATGGATTTCGCCGGGCGTTTTGGGTGAAAGCCTCGAAAAAGCTGTAAGAGCAAGAGGCATCCCCGCAATGTTTCACAGAAGATACTGCCGGTATTTTCTAAATATTTATTTCGGATTGTAAAGATCACACCGTCTTTGCGTCTCCTGTTGATGGTTGAATTCCGGGCGCTTTGAGCGCGGTTGGCACAGAGGAACCACTCCTGTGGAAAGCGAGGAACCATGACGGCGCGGCTTCAAAAAGTGCTCAATTATGCAAAGCAGGGCATCCGCAGGGGCTTCCTGCACGTGTTCATGGGCAGCACGCTCATCAATGTTGTGTCGGCGATAGCGGCCCTGCTGCTGCCCAACGTGCTGGTACCCGCGCAGTTCGGTCTGCTCAACGTGCCGGATACGTTCATCGGCTATGTGATGTTGTTCAACGGGCTGGGCATCGCGGGCGCCTTTTTGCGCTATTGTGCCGTGGGGGACGACCCGCGCGAAAAAAAGGCATATTTTCTGTTTGGTCTGCGCTTTGGGTTAGTGAGCGACGCCGTGCTCATCGCGGCGGGCGGTGTTTTGTTTTTTGCGTTGTATCGGGCGGGTATCTATCGCGGCGCATCACAGCAGGAAACGAAGCTGGAGTTTGAATTGCTGGGCGCGCTGGCGCTTACGCCGGTCGCCAAATTCCTGCTCGACAGCCTGACCAATTATTTCCGAGGGGTGCAGGCCAACAAGCAATACGGCCGCCTCTCGGTCGTCTATACGGTTGCCTTTGCGCTGCTTCCGCTGGGTTTCGCGTTTTTTCTGCGCATATGGGGCATCGTGCCGGGGCGTTATCTCGGTTATCTTGCCGCATTGGCCGTCGGGTTCTGCATGCTGCGCGCCCTGCCGGCTTTCCGTTGCCGGGCGGCTGTGCTGCGCCGGGAAGATAAGATCGGCATCGTCAAATACGGCGTGAACCAGATGTTTGCCAGCCTGTTTTCACAAATCATGCCGCTGGTGGAGATGACCATTGTCAACTGGTTTGTGCTGGACAATGTGCGGCGTGGCGAGTTCCGCATCTCCACGCTCCTGCCTTCCATGCTGCAGGTGCTCACGCTTTCGGTCATTGTGTTCGTGTTCCCGTATTTTGCCAAGCATTACGCCGACGGCGCGTGGGTGTGGCAGAAATCCAGGAAACTGTATCTGGCGCTGGCGGCGGGCATGGCGGTGCTCATTCCGCTGGGCATGCTGCTCACGCCATGGCTGCTGCGGATCTTCTATCCGGGTTATGACAGCCCCGAGACGATCCGCGTGATGTGCGTGTTCTGGGCGGCCTATGGCGTGAACGCCGCGTTCAAGGCCACTACCGGCAACATCCTCGCCGCGCTGGGCGAGGTGAAGTTCAATCTAGTGGTCACGTTTTTCGCGTCGGTGGCGCAGGGCGTGTTTTGTTATCTGCTGGTGTCGCGCTTCGCGCTCGACGGCGCAGCCTGGGGCCTGCTCATCGCTTATTCCGCTTATTCCCTTGCGGGCATGGTCTATTTGCGGTATTATTGTAAAAAGCTGATACGCGCGCAGGCGGCCTTTGCCCATGAGTCCGACGGAGAGGAGAGCGATGAACCGTGAACGTTTTCGTCATCCCCTCGTGGTACGATACCGGAGATAAGCCGCACTGCGGCGTGTTTTTTGCGGAGCAGGCACGCGCGCTCATCCGCGCCGGACATCGGGTGCATCTGCTGTATCCCGACCTGCGCTTCAAGCTGGGCGGTCTGCCCACCGGCGTGTTCTCTCTGCCGGGCGGCGTGCCGGGCCTGTTCTGCCGCCGCCGCAGTCTCACGCCCTTCTGGGAGCGCGGGCGGTGGCCACAGCGCCGGTGGATGCTGGAAAAGCTCTACCGGCGGGCGGAGCAGGAGTGGGGCAGGCCGGATGTGGTGCACCTGCATGCCTGCACGATGGGCGTCGAGGCGGTGTGGCTTTGCCAAAAGCACCGGTTGCCGCTCGTTTACACCGAGCACTATTCCGCGCTGATGCGGGAGCCGCACGGCGCACTGCGGGAACAGCTCATGCGCACGTTGGCAGGGGCAACCGTGGCGGCGGCGGTGAGCCGGGCCTTGCAGGAGCGCCTGCGGGAATTTCGCGCCGACACCTGCTACATCCCCAATCTGGTGGATGCGGAGCGGTTTGCGCCCGCGCCTATACCCCACGGCGGCGTGGTGTTCGGCACGCTGGGCAACCTCATTCCCCGAAAGCGCGTGGATTTGCTGTTGCGTGCGTTCGCCAAAGCCGGGCTGGAAAACGCGCGCCTGCGCATTGGGGGCGACGGGCCGGAGCGGGAGCGGCTGGAACGGCTGACGGAGTCGCTCCGGCTGAAAGACCGTGTGGAATTTTGCGGTGCGGTGCCATACAGCCGGGCACCCGCTTTTTACAACGCCTGTAACTGTCTGGTGAGCGCCAGCGAGGCGGAAACGTTCGGCATGACGCTTATCGAGGCGCTGGCCTGCGGGGTGCCGGTGCTGTCCGCCCGCAGCGGCGGGCCGGAGAGCATCGTCGTTCCCGGGCAGAACGGCTGGCTGGTTCCCGTAGGGGATGCGGACGCATTGGCGGACGGCCTGCGGGAAGCGGCCGGGCGCCCGTTCGACCCGGCCGCGCTGCGGGCGGATTGCATCGCGCGCTTTGGTGAAGGGGTCGTGGTGCGCCAGATCGAGCAGGCGTATCAGAAAGCCGTTTACGGCTATGAACGCGCATAGCGATCCTGTGGATATGGATAGAAGCGGGCGGATGTACGGGAAATGAAAGCGACCGATTCTGCCCAAGCGTATGCCTTGTGGAACGGTACGGCGGGTATGGAACACTACAAACAGGAGCATGACATGGAACGAATGCAAACGCTCAAGAAAACGGCGCGGGTGCTGGTCTATCTGCTGCCGGTGGCCACGCTTCTGGCGGGGCATGCCAGCCTGCCGCAGTTGCCGGGGCTTCCGCTGCTCAACGTGGTGCTGCTGTTGCTCGGCGCATGTTTTATCGTATATTGTGTGGGCAGCCGCAGGTTCCGGCTGCCGTTTGGCCATGCGGCGCCGTATGCCGGCGTGCTCATCCTGCTGGCGGCCTACGGCGCGCTGTCGCTGCTCTGGGCGAAGAACATGGATTATTCCTGGAACATCTACACCTATCAGGCGCTGGGCGTGGCGGCGGTGCTGTGCATGGCGGCGGCGCTCCGGCAGCGCGGGCAGTTTCTCCGTTTTCTGGATGTGCTCACGCTCTGCTATGTCTTTACAGTCTGTGTGGGCATTTATGAAATTTTTACCGGGCATTTCATCTTCAGCCCCTCCAACGACCAGCTTCAGTTGAAAAACGCCTACGGCCTGTGGTTCCCCTATGTGACGTTCAACAACACCAACGATTACGCCACCTATATCATCCTGTTTTTCCCGTTCGCGGCCTACACGCTGACCGAACGGCTGCGAGGCTTGTGGGGCCGCGCGGCGGCCACGGCGCTCTTTGCTGCGGCGATGTTCACCATGTTCAATGCCGATCCGCGCATTTTGTATTTTGCTATCGGGCTGGTGGCGGTGGCATTTTATGTCTGCATGGCGTTCAAGCCGGGTGCCGGGCGGTATGCCCGTGCGCTGGCGGGGATGGCCGCGGCGGGTGTCGGGGCCGTCGCGCTGCTGGGCGGCACCATGCTCATCAAAGCGAGCGTGTTTGCCAGTGAGATCAATTCCATCAATATGGATAACCACTCCGTGAGCGAGCGCACCATGCTGCTGTTTGCCACGCTGCGAATGATCCCGGCATCGCATTTTCTGGGTGTGGGCGTAGGCAACGCGGCCCAGCTGATGGGCTATTTCAGCGCCAGCATCAAGCCCTTCAACGTGCACAACATGACATTGCAGCTGCTTGCCGAATATGGTATCCTTGTGTGGGTGCCGTATGTGCTGATGCTCGTCGCGCTGCTGGTGCGTTTTTTCCGCTACCGCGGCGGTGCGTTCCGACAGGATGCGCTGGCTTCCCTCTGCTTTGCGCTGGTTGTGGGGCTGCCGGTCATCGGTATTGCTTCGGCGGATATGACGCATATTCTGGCGGTCTGGCCGTTTTTCGGCCTGCTGTTTGTCTGCCTGAAGGTGCTGTATCCGTACCGCCCTCCCGCAGCGGGGGAAAAGGCCCGAAAGCTGTTGTTTATCAGCTTTATTGATTTCGGGGATTTCACCTCCGGGTCCAGCGTGCGGCCACAGCGGATGGCGCAGGCATTTGGAAAACTGGGGTATGCGGTCACGGTGCTCTCCGGCCTGCAGAACCGCAAGCGCCAGCGCTGGCTGCGGGTGTGGCGCGTGTGGCGCACCCTGCGGGACGATCTGCCAGATTTCTGCTATGTGGAGCCGCCCAGCGGGCCGTTTTTCAATCTGTGTGACCATCTGCTGCTGTTGCGCCTGTGGGCAAACGGCGTGCCCATCGGCCTGTTTTACCGCGACGCCTACTGGAAGTTTGCGGACTGGTGGGGGGTAAAAGGCTTCAAGCGCTGGGGCCTGACGCTGATGCACCGGTTCGACTTGATCGTCTTCCGCATCACCTGCACGGTGCTGTTTTTTCCCACGCAGAGCATGGCCGACCTGTTTGCCTTCCCGCGCAAGGCCGTGCTGCCGCCTGCGGGCATGGAGTGCTCCGTGCCGCCGCATCCGCCGGCGGGCAAAGCGCTGTATGTCGGCGGCGTGTCGCATTTTTACGGCACCGACATGCTGCTCGGCGCGTTTGCTATTCTCAACGAGGAGCTCCGGCGCCCGGTGCACCTTACGGTAGTCTGCCGCAAAAAGGAAATGGGCGATTTCTTTGAGCCGTACCTCGGGCGCGAGTGGCTGACGGTGCTGCATCTTTCAGGGGATGCGGCGCTGGCTCCGCTTTATGCCCAAAGTGACGTCGCGCTCTATCCCTCCCGCCCCGACCGGTATATGGATTTCTGCATGCCGGTCAAGTTGTTCGAATATCTCTCCCGCGCGCTGCCGGTGGTTTGCACCGATTGCACCGAGGCCGCCGCATTCGTGCGCGAAAACGGTGTCGGCGTGGTCACACCGTACAATCCGCGGGAATATGCTCTTGCCGTGGCGGCGCTGTTCGACGATCCGGACGGGCTGCAGGCCATGCGCGCGCACTGCGCCGAGGTGCTGCGGACAAAACACCTCTGGCGGCACCGTGCCGCTCAGGCGGCGAAAATCATTTTGCAGGCGCGGCAGCCCGCGCCGTTTGCCCCGCAACCGGCGGACTGAGCGCGGCGATACGGCGGGTATCCGCACCAAACGGATGGGAGGTCAGGACATGCGCATTGCGTTGCTATCGGCGGCTTCTTCCATTCACACCGCCCGCTGGGTGAGCGCGCTTGCGGCACGCGGGCATGCGGTGGCGCTGTTCTCAATGGAAAGGCACTCCGCGCCGGCAGGTTCTATTTCACCGGACGTGCCCGTATATTATCTGCGAGGTGGATACCTGCGCGCGACCTGCGCATTGAAAAAAGGGCTGGCGGCGTTCGCACCGCAGGTGCTCAATGTGCATTATGCCACCGGATACGGCACGCTGGCCCGGCGCAGCGGCTTTGCGCCCGTGCTGCTCTCAGTGTGGGGCAGCGATGTGTACGATTTTCCGCGGAAAAGCCCGTTTCATCGGCAGATCGTGGTGCGTAATCTGCGCGCGGCCACGGCTGTCGCCTCTACCAGCGAGCGGATGGCCATGCGGGTGGAAGAGCTCTGCCCGCAGACGCGCCCGCCGTTTATCACGCCGTTCGGCGTGGACACGGGGGTGTTCTCGCCCGCCGATCCTCCCCGCGTGCGGGACGGCAGGTTGACCATCGGCATCGTCAAGGCGCTGGAAACCAAATATGGGGTGGATGTGCTGCTGCGCGCATTTGCCTGCGTTCTGCCGCAGCTTTCCGATCTGGATGTGCGGTTGGAGATCTACGGCGGCGGGTCCAGGCGGCAGGCGCTGGAGCAGTTGGCGGTTTGTCTGGGCGTGGAGAAGCGTACGCGTTTCTTTGGCGCGGTGCCGCATGAGCAGGTGCCGGAGGTGCTGCGCAGGATGGACATCTTCTGCGCACCCAGCGTGTCCGACAGCGAGAGTTTCGGTGTTTCGGCGGTGGAGGCGCTGGCCTGCGGCGTGCCGGTGGTGGCCAGTGCGGTGGACGGTTTTAAGGAAGTGCTGCGCGATGGGGAGACCGGGTTTTTGGTGCCGCCGTTTAATGCCCAGGCGATGGCCGGGCGACTGGTGCGCCTGGCGCGCGACGCGGATCTGCGCAGGCGGATGGGCGCCGCCGGGCGGGCCGACGTGCAGGAGCGTTTTGAATGGCAGACCTGCGTAACGCGGATGGAGCAGGCGCTGGTATCCACCATCCGCCTGCGCGCGGGTGGCGAGACGAACGAAGCGAAAAGGGGAGCGGCCGGATGAATATCCTGCTCATCAACCATTACGCCGGGTCGCCGGTG
Proteins encoded in this region:
- the wecB gene encoding non-hydrolyzing UDP-N-acetylglucosamine 2-epimerase → MKIVTVVGARPQFIKAAAVSRVLRRTHQEILVHTGQHYDANMSDVFFEELHIPRPDYALGVGSGTHGRQTGEMLAKVEEVLLTEKPDTVLVYGDTNSTLAGALAASKLCIPVAHVEAGLRSFNRAMPEEQNRVLTDHISTLLFAPTETAVTHLRAEGVTDGVRLVGDVMCDALFYYRDLAERSGNALDMLADILPHAPEIDEKWILATIHRAENTDGIQHLSQILAAFEQMPVPVIFPVHPRTVGLVRTLWRREDYRNIRFVEPVGYLHMLWLAGHARRIVTDSGGLQKEAYLLGVPCVTVREQTEWVETVESGWNTLAHADTADILVKASACTPTAPRPPFYGDGHAAENITQSLAELIR
- a CDS encoding DinB family protein, with protein sequence MSRELVTIIEEQTRILLHNVDILLQTCEPDAVLCDMPVWKHAYHMLHSLDRWFVNPERYEEPAFHAPGLNSLDIASENALTREQLRACFFAIRQKVTAYLATLTDGQLSTKPEGCPHTRLALILGQYRHLNAHLGNINAVTMMRTGRWPRVVGLDGGLDQGLYE
- a CDS encoding Gfo/Idh/MocA family protein, which produces MLTYALIGCGRISPNHIAAVQNNAEKLRLAAVCDAEETTAHVLLERFGVQGAHLYTDHRTMLEHEHPDLVAVATPSGTHAAIALDCIRAGSHVIVEKPLALSLDEADALIAAAAEADVRLCACHQNRFNKSIRRIRQALEDGRFGRLFHGAAHIRWNRGESYYRQAPWRGTWEQDGGALMNQCIHNIDLLRWMLGDDATEVFAYTDRLAHPYIQAEDLGLALIRFAGGAYGLLEGTTNVYPKNLEETLYLFGEHGTVKAGGKSVNRIEEWRFADGQDDPEAVKSCFAEDPPNVYGFGHTPLYADVIDAIEQHRAPLVDGAAGRRALELVLAVYQSAATGIPVRLPLHGLSTMDFAGRFG
- a CDS encoding lipopolysaccharide biosynthesis protein, whose translation is MTARLQKVLNYAKQGIRRGFLHVFMGSTLINVVSAIAALLLPNVLVPAQFGLLNVPDTFIGYVMLFNGLGIAGAFLRYCAVGDDPREKKAYFLFGLRFGLVSDAVLIAAGGVLFFALYRAGIYRGASQQETKLEFELLGALALTPVAKFLLDSLTNYFRGVQANKQYGRLSVVYTVAFALLPLGFAFFLRIWGIVPGRYLGYLAALAVGFCMLRALPAFRCRAAVLRREDKIGIVKYGVNQMFASLFSQIMPLVEMTIVNWFVLDNVRRGEFRISTLLPSMLQVLTLSVIVFVFPYFAKHYADGAWVWQKSRKLYLALAAGMAVLIPLGMLLTPWLLRIFYPGYDSPETIRVMCVFWAAYGVNAAFKATTGNILAALGEVKFNLVVTFFASVAQGVFCYLLVSRFALDGAAWGLLIAYSAYSLAGMVYLRYYCKKLIRAQAAFAHESDGEESDEP
- a CDS encoding glycosyltransferase, which translates into the protein MNVFVIPSWYDTGDKPHCGVFFAEQARALIRAGHRVHLLYPDLRFKLGGLPTGVFSLPGGVPGLFCRRRSLTPFWERGRWPQRRWMLEKLYRRAEQEWGRPDVVHLHACTMGVEAVWLCQKHRLPLVYTEHYSALMREPHGALREQLMRTLAGATVAAAVSRALQERLREFRADTCYIPNLVDAERFAPAPIPHGGVVFGTLGNLIPRKRVDLLLRAFAKAGLENARLRIGGDGPERERLERLTESLRLKDRVEFCGAVPYSRAPAFYNACNCLVSASEAETFGMTLIEALACGVPVLSARSGGPESIVVPGQNGWLVPVGDADALADGLREAAGRPFDPAALRADCIARFGEGVVVRQIEQAYQKAVYGYERA
- a CDS encoding glycosyltransferase family 4 protein → MKATDSAQAYALWNGTAGMEHYKQEHDMERMQTLKKTARVLVYLLPVATLLAGHASLPQLPGLPLLNVVLLLLGACFIVYCVGSRRFRLPFGHAAPYAGVLILLAAYGALSLLWAKNMDYSWNIYTYQALGVAAVLCMAAALRQRGQFLRFLDVLTLCYVFTVCVGIYEIFTGHFIFSPSNDQLQLKNAYGLWFPYVTFNNTNDYATYIILFFPFAAYTLTERLRGLWGRAAATALFAAAMFTMFNADPRILYFAIGLVAVAFYVCMAFKPGAGRYARALAGMAAAGVGAVALLGGTMLIKASVFASEINSINMDNHSVSERTMLLFATLRMIPASHFLGVGVGNAAQLMGYFSASIKPFNVHNMTLQLLAEYGILVWVPYVLMLVALLVRFFRYRGGAFRQDALASLCFALVVGLPVIGIASADMTHILAVWPFFGLLFVCLKVLYPYRPPAAGEKARKLLFISFIDFGDFTSGSSVRPQRMAQAFGKLGYAVTVLSGLQNRKRQRWLRVWRVWRTLRDDLPDFCYVEPPSGPFFNLCDHLLLLRLWANGVPIGLFYRDAYWKFADWWGVKGFKRWGLTLMHRFDLIVFRITCTVLFFPTQSMADLFAFPRKAVLPPAGMECSVPPHPPAGKALYVGGVSHFYGTDMLLGAFAILNEELRRPVHLTVVCRKKEMGDFFEPYLGREWLTVLHLSGDAALAPLYAQSDVALYPSRPDRYMDFCMPVKLFEYLSRALPVVCTDCTEAAAFVRENGVGVVTPYNPREYALAVAALFDDPDGLQAMRAHCAEVLRTKHLWRHRAAQAAKIILQARQPAPFAPQPAD
- a CDS encoding glycosyltransferase — protein: MRIALLSAASSIHTARWVSALAARGHAVALFSMERHSAPAGSISPDVPVYYLRGGYLRATCALKKGLAAFAPQVLNVHYATGYGTLARRSGFAPVLLSVWGSDVYDFPRKSPFHRQIVVRNLRAATAVASTSERMAMRVEELCPQTRPPFITPFGVDTGVFSPADPPRVRDGRLTIGIVKALETKYGVDVLLRAFACVLPQLSDLDVRLEIYGGGSRRQALEQLAVCLGVEKRTRFFGAVPHEQVPEVLRRMDIFCAPSVSDSESFGVSAVEALACGVPVVASAVDGFKEVLRDGETGFLVPPFNAQAMAGRLVRLARDADLRRRMGAAGRADVQERFEWQTCVTRMEQALVSTIRLRAGGETNEAKRGAAG